The proteins below come from a single uncultured Dethiosulfovibrio sp. genomic window:
- the typA gene encoding translational GTPase TypA, which yields MQASEKIRNLAIIAHIDHGKTTLIDSIFKATQVFRENAKVEERVMDSGEIEKERGITITSKHCTVNWKDYLINIVDTPGHADFSGEVERVLSMVDSVLLLVDANEGPMPQTRYVLSRALNLGLKPIVIVNKVDRPRATPDEALDKTIDLFIELGADESQLEFPVLYGSGLDGWLVKELGDAGRDMEPLFETIVEYVQPPEVDENAPFRMQVSTLAWNDYVGQIGCGKIIAGKISKGEPFVQTRTAWEDPSHKASGWKIMAKSQEKSVHLWVTKGLDKVETEQACAGDIIWIAGPKSIDIGDTFSSSLSQEPPFPPIEIEEPTVSMFFLVNNGPFAGKNGTPLTLRQLKARLERETHTNVALKVEDLGRPDGVKVSGRGELQLAILIEEMIREGSELCVSRPEVITKKDDSGKTLEPMEQLVIEVPEAYQGTVIEKLAQRKADLVDMSVMDTGVVKMKFDIPTRGLIGYRGEFLTDTRGLGIMASRFVGYGPWKGEISSRNRGSMVSMDTGPATGYQLDNLQERGTLFISPGVEVYNGQIVGENSRPGDIPCNPTKKKQTSNHRSATKDMGIKLDVPRKMSLDKALEWIADDELVEATPKEIRIRKAILDMNERKKATKKD from the coding sequence GTGCAAGCATCAGAGAAAATAAGAAACCTCGCCATCATAGCCCATATCGATCACGGCAAGACGACGTTGATCGATTCCATTTTTAAAGCGACCCAGGTCTTCAGGGAGAACGCAAAGGTAGAGGAAAGGGTTATGGACAGCGGCGAGATAGAGAAAGAACGGGGGATAACCATAACCTCCAAGCATTGCACAGTCAACTGGAAGGATTATCTCATAAATATAGTGGATACACCGGGACATGCGGACTTTTCCGGAGAGGTCGAACGAGTCCTATCTATGGTGGACTCGGTTCTGCTTCTAGTAGACGCAAACGAAGGACCTATGCCTCAGACCCGTTACGTCCTTTCGAGGGCCTTGAACCTAGGCTTAAAGCCCATAGTTATAGTGAACAAAGTAGACCGCCCTCGGGCTACCCCCGACGAGGCTCTGGACAAAACCATAGATCTCTTTATCGAGCTAGGAGCCGATGAATCTCAGCTGGAGTTCCCCGTACTTTACGGATCTGGGCTCGACGGATGGCTGGTCAAAGAACTAGGCGATGCAGGAAGGGATATGGAGCCCCTATTTGAGACTATAGTTGAATACGTACAGCCTCCTGAGGTGGACGAAAATGCCCCCTTCAGGATGCAGGTAAGCACCTTAGCGTGGAACGATTACGTCGGCCAGATAGGTTGCGGCAAGATAATAGCGGGGAAGATATCCAAAGGGGAGCCTTTCGTCCAGACGAGGACTGCCTGGGAGGACCCCTCTCACAAGGCCAGCGGATGGAAGATAATGGCAAAATCCCAGGAGAAATCCGTCCACCTTTGGGTAACCAAAGGGCTGGATAAAGTCGAGACTGAGCAGGCCTGTGCAGGTGATATCATATGGATAGCGGGGCCTAAATCAATCGATATAGGGGATACCTTCTCATCTTCCTTGAGCCAGGAACCGCCGTTTCCCCCTATAGAGATAGAGGAACCGACGGTCTCCATGTTCTTTTTAGTCAACAACGGCCCTTTCGCCGGGAAGAACGGGACACCACTGACCTTACGACAGCTTAAGGCGAGACTTGAACGGGAGACCCATACCAACGTAGCCCTAAAAGTTGAGGACCTAGGAAGACCTGACGGGGTAAAAGTCTCCGGCAGAGGAGAGCTTCAGCTGGCTATCCTCATAGAGGAGATGATCCGAGAGGGATCGGAGCTATGTGTATCCAGGCCAGAGGTAATAACGAAAAAAGACGACTCAGGCAAGACGTTGGAACCGATGGAACAGCTGGTAATAGAGGTGCCTGAGGCATACCAAGGTACAGTAATAGAGAAACTGGCACAGAGAAAAGCGGACCTCGTGGACATGTCCGTAATGGACACAGGAGTCGTCAAGATGAAGTTCGACATCCCTACAAGAGGTCTGATAGGCTACAGAGGGGAATTTTTGACCGACACAAGAGGATTAGGAATCATGGCTTCTCGATTTGTGGGATACGGCCCCTGGAAAGGCGAGATATCGTCCAGAAACAGGGGATCTATGGTCAGCATGGACACCGGCCCAGCAACAGGGTATCAGCTCGACAACCTCCAGGAGAGAGGAACGCTGTTTATCTCTCCTGGGGTGGAGGTCTATAATGGCCAGATAGTGGGGGAGAACTCCAGACCTGGCGATATCCCCTGTAACCCCACTAAAAAGAAGCAAACCAGCAACCACCGTTCCGCCACAAAGGACATGGGAATAAAGCTTGACGTCCCGAGAAAAATGTCGTTGGACAAAGCGCTTGAGTGGATTGCCGACGATGAGCTTGTAGAGGCGACCCCTAAAGAGATCAGGATAAGAAAAGCCATCCTTGATATGAACGAGAGAAAAAAAGCCACTAAAAAAGACTAA
- a CDS encoding DUF523 domain-containing protein — protein MIARKADVSMIIVSACLLGLNCRYNGSSCLFQGAVELMKMGLAVPLCPEQLGGLPTPRLPCEIKGNKVVNLNGLDMTRFFDKGVRESLHIVDMLNVKVALLKEKSPSCGVSWIYDGSFSGSLRRGQGLFASALSDRGVTLFSENNFRASLKTLILGEIVPTELI, from the coding sequence ATGATAGCCCGAAAGGCTGATGTGAGTATGATAATAGTCAGTGCTTGTTTGCTAGGCCTTAACTGTCGCTACAATGGAAGCTCCTGCCTTTTTCAAGGAGCTGTAGAGCTTATGAAAATGGGGCTGGCTGTCCCCCTCTGCCCAGAGCAGCTTGGTGGCCTGCCTACACCTAGGCTGCCCTGTGAGATAAAGGGAAATAAAGTCGTAAACCTTAACGGCCTCGACATGACGAGATTTTTCGACAAAGGCGTAAGGGAGTCTCTCCATATAGTTGACATGTTGAACGTGAAGGTCGCTTTACTCAAGGAAAAAAGCCCATCCTGTGGAGTTTCGTGGATTTACGACGGCTCTTTTTCCGGTTCTCTACGTAGAGGCCAAGGGCTTTTTGCCTCCGCTTTGTCGGATCGAGGGGTAACCCTTTTCTCGGAAAATAATTTTAGGGCATCTCTAAAAACGCTCATCCTCGGAGAGATCGTTCCGACGGAGCTTATTTGA
- a CDS encoding STAS domain-containing protein, with product MFISCEEKNERLVVLLSGRLDTLTAPDLDKAGSGWIEEGKIEVILNFADLEYISSAGLRSVLALSKGLVSQGGKLVLCGVSGMVEEVLSISGFDSFLPIYPDVDGALENF from the coding sequence GTGTTTATTTCCTGTGAAGAAAAAAACGAAAGGTTGGTGGTCCTGCTTTCCGGGCGGCTGGATACCCTGACGGCCCCTGACCTGGATAAGGCGGGCTCTGGGTGGATTGAGGAGGGTAAAATCGAAGTAATCCTCAATTTTGCTGACCTTGAGTATATAAGTAGCGCCGGTCTTAGGAGCGTTTTGGCCCTTTCAAAGGGATTGGTGTCCCAAGGTGGGAAATTGGTGCTCTGTGGTGTCAGCGGAATGGTAGAGGAGGTCCTCTCTATCTCCGGTTTCGACAGTTTTCTCCCCATATATCCCGACGTAGACGGTGCCCTGGAGAACTTTTGA
- a CDS encoding DUF72 domain-containing protein, translating to MINVRIGTCSWADRQLLSSGWYPPSAKDGESRLGHYSSCFDSVEVDSTFYAIPDITDVYRWASWTPPGFIFNVKAYGLFTFHSVQWTSLPRWVRDEIGLCEEKRIDFKKIPRSIRLELWHQFSESIMPLLKIGKLGYVLFQLPPWACFSDRMMVYLDRVVEEAKPFKIAFEVRNSTWLDKGNRDIFFERLRGHNIAYVAVDEPSLPWTVPAIVEPTASWGSVVRFHGRNKEAWSRGSYVGEKFRYLYSRKELEEWKEPVLGLAKKVDRLFLMFNNCWSDYSARSASLMQDITGQPRFGSQGELDLR from the coding sequence GTGATTAACGTCAGAATAGGCACATGCTCCTGGGCGGACCGTCAGCTTCTGTCCAGTGGATGGTATCCCCCTTCCGCTAAAGATGGGGAATCCAGGCTTGGCCATTACTCTTCCTGTTTCGACTCGGTGGAAGTAGACAGCACTTTTTACGCTATTCCAGATATAACCGACGTCTATCGGTGGGCGTCATGGACTCCTCCTGGCTTTATCTTTAACGTTAAAGCCTATGGCCTGTTCACCTTTCACTCAGTGCAGTGGACCTCCCTTCCGAGGTGGGTAAGGGATGAGATAGGCCTCTGTGAGGAAAAGAGAATAGATTTCAAGAAAATACCAAGATCCATCAGGCTTGAGTTATGGCATCAGTTTTCTGAGTCTATAATGCCGCTACTTAAAATAGGAAAGCTAGGATATGTACTGTTTCAGCTGCCCCCTTGGGCGTGTTTTTCCGATCGTATGATGGTCTATCTGGATCGAGTTGTAGAGGAGGCAAAGCCCTTTAAGATAGCCTTTGAGGTCAGGAACTCTACCTGGTTGGATAAAGGGAACAGAGATATCTTTTTTGAAAGGCTCAGAGGTCACAATATAGCCTACGTAGCGGTTGACGAGCCATCGCTACCTTGGACCGTTCCAGCCATAGTAGAGCCTACGGCGTCCTGGGGCAGCGTCGTTCGGTTTCACGGTAGAAACAAAGAGGCATGGAGTAGAGGAAGCTATGTCGGAGAGAAGTTCAGGTATCTTTACTCCAGAAAAGAGCTGGAGGAATGGAAAGAGCCTGTCCTTGGTCTCGCCAAAAAGGTGGACAGGCTCTTTTTGATGTTCAATAACTGTTGGTCCGATTACTCCGCGAGAAGCGCTTCCTTGATGCAGGATATCACCGGTCAGCCTAGGTTTGGATCTCAAGGGGAGCTAGATCTTCGATAG
- the nrdD gene encoding anaerobic ribonucleoside-triphosphate reductase: MQNLTKIERMSVMKEDNRTRCEVYSRVVGFLSPVSQWNKGKKEEFSDRLTFDRSTGQDTVKKA, translated from the coding sequence GTGCAGAATCTGACAAAAATAGAGAGGATGAGCGTAATGAAGGAAGACAACAGAACTAGATGTGAAGTATATTCGAGGGTTGTCGGTTTTCTCTCCCCTGTATCCCAATGGAACAAGGGCAAAAAAGAGGAATTTTCCGATAGACTGACCTTCGACAGGTCTACAGGACAAGACACCGTAAAAAAAGCCTGA
- a CDS encoding putative metalloprotease CJM1_0395 family protein, giving the protein MTIERISIRDAATPLRTVAAGKDGNGTGPIPPVSAVRPADTVNRGKNSFTLPDKGTSQLQKAENKVKSMEQALRAQGGRYVSSVSYRYVTGPDGKKYIVGAEVSISAPQEIMEELGLTGGTPERIVGKQADKAYGGVAKTYEILKKSRSKDSAIEEEVERLERTDREVRAHEAAHQTAGGAFTGKATYEYVKGPDDKVYAVAGKVPIAVPSGGSPEETIRMMDIVKSSALAPGSPSGKDLSVAAEADNNASRAKQEIARRQAEKAYSPFRGTDEGLLSMVA; this is encoded by the coding sequence ATGACGATTGAGCGGATTTCGATAAGAGATGCAGCAACCCCATTAAGAACGGTAGCTGCGGGCAAGGACGGAAATGGAACCGGACCGATCCCGCCGGTCTCAGCCGTCAGACCTGCCGATACCGTAAACAGGGGAAAAAATAGCTTCACCCTGCCGGACAAAGGGACCTCTCAACTTCAAAAGGCCGAGAATAAAGTCAAATCGATGGAGCAGGCCCTGAGGGCTCAGGGAGGACGATACGTTTCGTCGGTTTCCTATCGATACGTAACCGGCCCGGACGGGAAAAAATACATAGTCGGAGCGGAGGTCTCTATATCCGCCCCCCAGGAGATCATGGAAGAGCTGGGACTTACAGGAGGCACTCCGGAGAGAATCGTAGGGAAACAGGCGGATAAAGCCTACGGAGGGGTAGCCAAGACCTACGAGATACTGAAGAAGTCCCGTTCAAAGGATTCAGCGATCGAAGAAGAGGTCGAGAGACTGGAGAGGACCGATAGAGAGGTCAGGGCCCACGAGGCAGCTCACCAGACCGCAGGAGGGGCCTTCACCGGTAAGGCCACCTACGAGTACGTCAAAGGCCCTGATGACAAAGTTTACGCCGTAGCGGGAAAAGTCCCTATAGCCGTTCCATCGGGAGGAAGCCCGGAGGAGACTATCAGGATGATGGATATAGTTAAATCCTCCGCCTTAGCTCCAGGGAGCCCCTCGGGAAAAGACCTATCGGTAGCGGCAGAGGCGGATAACAACGCCTCCAGAGCCAAACAGGAGATAGCTAGAAGACAGGCGGAGAAGGCCTATTCGCCTTTTAGAGGAACAGACGAAGGACTGTTGTCCATGGTAGCTTAA
- a CDS encoding ATP-binding protein — MVTCSQVFDADLSHLEDLRTFLLTQVEGLLSRNKIGYLDLAVEEVFVNICTYAYKIPPGRVEVTFTEDLDRVSVQFCDDGVPFDPLAHVEPDVRGSIDDRPQGGLGILLVRRVMDEVHYSRGNGYNRLVLSLRK; from the coding sequence ATGGTAACCTGCAGTCAGGTCTTTGATGCCGACCTAAGCCATCTGGAGGACCTAAGGACCTTTCTGCTCACCCAGGTAGAAGGACTCCTGTCGAGGAATAAAATCGGATATCTTGACCTGGCCGTGGAGGAGGTTTTTGTAAACATATGCACCTACGCCTACAAAATCCCTCCAGGCAGGGTAGAGGTCACGTTTACGGAGGATCTGGACAGGGTCTCGGTGCAGTTCTGTGACGACGGTGTGCCCTTTGACCCTTTGGCCCATGTAGAGCCCGATGTTAGGGGCTCTATCGACGATCGTCCTCAGGGAGGGCTGGGAATCCTTCTCGTCCGTAGAGTGATGGACGAGGTCCATTACAGCAGGGGAAACGGATATAACCGACTAGTCCTGTCGCTCAGAAAATAG
- a CDS encoding anaerobic ribonucleoside-triphosphate reductase activating protein codes for MKIGGILKTTLIDYPGKLASMVFTTGCNFRCPWCHNGGLITDEPGIDQGEVMAFILSRKHLIDGVVVSGGEPTLQDDLEDFLKSIKELGLLVKLDTNGSLPDRLEKLLKEDLLDYVAMDVKAPLKDYPKVAGAEGYEREIRRSISLVMDRAPDYEFRTTFVPGLHDSASAQGIGLLVQGAKIHYLQYFRPIGNLLSEEYRHSRALSEEELKGYAEIIAPYVEEVKCRI; via the coding sequence GTGAAAATAGGGGGTATCTTAAAAACGACCCTTATAGATTACCCGGGGAAGCTGGCCTCTATGGTTTTCACCACAGGCTGCAACTTCCGGTGTCCCTGGTGCCACAACGGAGGCCTTATAACCGACGAGCCGGGAATAGACCAAGGTGAGGTGATGGCCTTCATCCTCTCCAGAAAACACCTGATAGACGGAGTGGTAGTATCGGGGGGAGAACCTACCCTACAGGACGATCTTGAGGATTTTTTAAAATCGATAAAAGAACTAGGCCTTCTGGTGAAACTGGACACCAACGGAAGCCTACCGGATCGCCTGGAAAAACTTCTCAAAGAGGATCTTCTCGACTACGTAGCCATGGACGTCAAAGCTCCCCTCAAGGACTACCCTAAGGTTGCAGGTGCGGAGGGATACGAAAGGGAAATAAGACGATCTATAAGTTTAGTAATGGACAGAGCTCCAGACTACGAATTCAGGACCACCTTTGTCCCGGGGCTTCACGATTCGGCCTCCGCCCAAGGGATAGGACTGCTCGTTCAGGGGGCAAAGATACACTACCTGCAATACTTCAGACCGATAGGGAATTTACTATCGGAGGAATATAGACACTCAAGGGCTCTCAGCGAAGAGGAGCTAAAAGGATACGCCGAGATAATAGCTCCCTACGTGGAGGAAGTTAAGTGCAGAATCTGA
- a CDS encoding ribonucleoside triphosphate reductase, translated as MVRYIRKRDGREVPFERDRIKKAVMKAAVAVDRDDSSIGEAVTRQAESYLDIFFARDGSPSVEQVQDLVEKILIEKGQADIAKAYILYRQQHARLRDTKQLLAGAVEMVGNYLKKLDWKVNENSNMSYSLQGLNNYIASEVTAQYWLNEIYPPSIRESHVSGDLHVHDLNNLSVYCCGWDLQDLLLNGFTGVSTKIGSKAPKHFRSALGQIVNFFYTLQGEAAGAQAFSNFDTYLAPFVAADDLNYGEVRQAIQEFVFNLNVPTRVGFQTPFTNITMDLTPPKALAGLPAIIGGSFTEKNLGDFQREMDMINRAFAEVMLEGDARGKVFTFPIPTYNVTSDFDWDNPKLTPIWEMTAKYGIPYFSNFINSDMSPDDARSMCCRLRLDNRELKKRGGGLFGSNPMTGSIGVVTLNMARIGFLAENRDDFLKRTFVLMDLAKESLEVKRKILEKLTDANLYPYSKFYLRSIKQESGRYWNNHFNTIGLNGMNEAMVNFMGKDLTDPEAISMAKHIMEAMKARMADYQEEGEMLYNLEATPAEGVTYRFARADKDLFGDRIHCANQKAVIEGAEPYYTNSSQLPVNATDDIFDALDLQEPLQTIYTGGTVFHGFLGERMVDGESTKRLVKKIAENYRLPYFTVTPTFSVCPIHGYISGEHHFCPICDSERELEMERTRQEEVTLS; from the coding sequence ATGGTCAGATACATTCGGAAAAGAGACGGTCGGGAAGTCCCCTTCGAGAGGGACAGGATAAAAAAGGCCGTCATGAAAGCCGCTGTGGCGGTAGACAGAGACGACAGCTCCATAGGGGAGGCCGTCACCCGTCAGGCCGAATCGTATCTAGACATCTTTTTCGCAAGGGATGGATCTCCTTCCGTCGAGCAGGTTCAGGATCTAGTGGAAAAGATCCTGATAGAAAAGGGGCAGGCTGACATAGCCAAGGCCTATATCCTTTACAGGCAGCAGCACGCTAGGCTGAGGGACACAAAGCAGCTGCTAGCGGGAGCGGTGGAGATGGTCGGCAACTACCTTAAAAAACTTGACTGGAAGGTCAACGAAAACAGCAATATGAGCTATTCCCTCCAGGGACTGAACAACTACATAGCGTCGGAGGTCACCGCTCAATACTGGCTTAACGAGATATATCCTCCCTCCATAAGAGAGAGTCACGTATCCGGCGACCTTCACGTCCACGACCTGAACAATCTGTCGGTGTACTGTTGTGGTTGGGACCTTCAGGATCTGCTCCTGAACGGCTTTACAGGGGTCAGCACAAAAATAGGCAGCAAAGCACCTAAGCACTTCAGAAGCGCTCTAGGCCAGATAGTCAACTTCTTCTACACCTTACAGGGAGAGGCCGCAGGGGCTCAGGCTTTCTCCAACTTCGACACCTATCTAGCCCCTTTTGTGGCAGCCGACGACCTGAACTACGGGGAGGTCCGCCAGGCGATCCAGGAGTTTGTGTTCAATCTCAATGTCCCTACCAGAGTGGGATTCCAGACGCCTTTTACAAATATAACCATGGATTTGACCCCTCCTAAGGCACTGGCGGGACTTCCTGCGATAATAGGAGGCAGTTTCACCGAAAAAAATCTCGGAGACTTCCAGCGGGAGATGGACATGATAAACAGGGCGTTCGCCGAGGTCATGCTGGAGGGCGACGCCAGAGGAAAGGTTTTTACCTTCCCTATACCAACGTACAACGTCACCAGCGATTTCGACTGGGATAACCCTAAGCTTACCCCTATATGGGAGATGACCGCTAAATACGGCATTCCCTACTTCTCCAACTTTATAAACTCCGACATGAGTCCCGACGACGCTAGATCGATGTGTTGCAGACTCAGACTGGACAACAGGGAACTGAAAAAAAGAGGAGGGGGCCTTTTTGGATCTAATCCAATGACCGGGTCGATCGGTGTAGTCACCTTGAACATGGCACGAATAGGCTTTTTAGCGGAAAACAGGGACGATTTTTTGAAACGGACCTTTGTACTGATGGACCTAGCAAAAGAGAGCCTGGAGGTAAAGAGAAAGATACTGGAAAAGCTCACCGACGCAAATCTCTACCCTTACTCGAAGTTTTACCTGAGATCCATAAAACAGGAATCGGGCAGATACTGGAACAACCATTTCAACACTATCGGACTAAACGGTATGAACGAAGCTATGGTCAACTTTATGGGCAAAGATCTCACCGATCCTGAGGCTATCTCTATGGCTAAACACATAATGGAGGCGATGAAAGCCAGGATGGCGGACTATCAGGAAGAGGGGGAGATGCTTTACAACCTGGAAGCAACCCCAGCGGAGGGGGTAACATACCGCTTCGCCAGGGCGGATAAGGACCTTTTCGGAGATCGGATACACTGCGCGAACCAAAAGGCGGTTATCGAGGGAGCAGAGCCCTATTACACCAACTCATCACAGCTTCCCGTAAACGCTACCGACGATATTTTCGACGCTCTGGACCTTCAGGAACCACTACAGACGATATACACAGGAGGTACGGTGTTCCACGGATTTCTCGGCGAACGGATGGTCGACGGTGAAAGCACGAAAAGACTGGTAAAAAAGATCGCTGAAAACTACCGACTCCCTTACTTCACCGTGACCCCGACCTTCAGCGTCTGTCCTATCCACGGCTACATATCCGGTGAACATCATTTCTGCCCCATATGCGACTCAGAGCGGGAACTGGAGATGGAGAGGACTAGGCAGGAGGAAGTGACCTTGTCGTGA
- a CDS encoding glycosyltransferase family 4 protein has product MLSQRPESTGSGLYVRSLIEEGTKAGHDMYLVAAESLNHRLIDPPVPKSKSTIVEFGSDRLPFEIPGMSDVMPYAHTRFRDMTDEQIVAYRKVFSDALIKSVDLFKPHIIHCHHLWIVTSLTAKTFPSFPVVATCHGSDLRQIRSLPRLRPYVSEGCSSLDGIMALTDAQRFEISSLIPLEMDKITVTGGGYRKDLFFPGDTPLTPPVRIAYAGKISSAKGIPWLVEALKAINLPWELHVAGSGEGEDGAICTELLRSLGSNVVLYGNVTPAKVGEIMRMSHLFALPSLHEGLPLVLLEALASGCRVVATELPGVKEVIKNLDQDYWSTVAVPLTENGERPLKREEPSFKEGLRSSLIAQMERVSEGNQPIDLSLSGFEWSSVFKRTEKAYEEALSKI; this is encoded by the coding sequence GTGTTATCACAGCGTCCCGAGAGCACAGGGAGCGGATTATACGTCCGCTCCCTGATAGAGGAGGGAACGAAGGCCGGCCACGATATGTACCTAGTAGCCGCTGAATCCCTAAACCATCGGCTTATAGATCCTCCTGTTCCAAAATCGAAATCCACCATAGTGGAGTTTGGATCTGACCGACTCCCATTTGAGATCCCCGGAATGAGCGACGTAATGCCCTACGCTCACACCAGGTTTAGGGATATGACCGACGAACAGATAGTAGCCTACAGAAAGGTCTTTTCCGACGCCCTGATAAAATCGGTCGATCTATTTAAACCTCATATTATACACTGCCATCACCTATGGATAGTCACATCGCTTACCGCAAAAACCTTCCCTTCCTTCCCTGTCGTCGCGACCTGCCACGGCTCGGACCTGAGACAGATACGGTCTCTACCTAGGCTTCGACCTTACGTATCGGAAGGGTGTAGCTCTCTCGACGGAATAATGGCCCTTACGGATGCCCAACGGTTTGAAATATCTTCCTTAATACCTTTGGAGATGGATAAAATAACCGTCACAGGAGGGGGGTACAGAAAGGATCTGTTCTTCCCAGGGGACACCCCTTTAACGCCTCCTGTCAGGATAGCTTACGCCGGGAAAATCTCCTCCGCTAAAGGCATTCCATGGCTTGTCGAGGCCCTTAAGGCCATAAACCTGCCCTGGGAGCTTCACGTAGCGGGCTCAGGAGAGGGGGAAGACGGAGCCATATGCACCGAGTTACTGAGATCCCTAGGCAGTAACGTCGTCCTCTACGGAAACGTTACTCCTGCTAAGGTAGGGGAGATAATGAGGATGAGCCACCTTTTCGCCCTGCCCTCGCTGCACGAGGGACTTCCTCTGGTCCTACTGGAGGCTCTGGCATCGGGATGTAGGGTGGTCGCCACCGAGTTACCTGGAGTTAAAGAGGTCATAAAAAACCTAGACCAGGACTACTGGTCTACCGTGGCGGTCCCTCTGACGGAAAACGGCGAAAGACCTTTAAAAAGGGAAGAGCCCTCCTTTAAAGAAGGGCTCCGGAGCTCTTTGATAGCACAGATGGAGAGGGTTAGCGAAGGCAATCAGCCTATAGACCTATCGCTAAGCGGATTTGAATGGTCCTCTGTTTTCAAGAGAACAGAAAAGGCATACGAAGAGGCCCTATCGAAGATCTAG